In a single window of the Thiohalorhabdus sp. Cl-TMA genome:
- a CDS encoding DUF1841 family protein produces the protein MLFGNDRSETREVFFRSWEKFHKGEPLEPGEQLVIDVLHRHPEYHRVVGDREGYADYEWTPESGETNPFLHMGMHIAIAEQVGTDRPQGIREAYQRLAAGMGDTHAAEHEIMECLGRSLWEAQRSGGQPDEQGYLECIQRLARDKGGPAQ, from the coding sequence ATGCTATTCGGCAACGACCGTTCCGAGACCCGCGAGGTGTTCTTCCGCTCCTGGGAGAAATTCCACAAGGGCGAGCCCCTCGAGCCCGGCGAGCAGCTGGTGATCGACGTGCTTCATCGCCACCCCGAGTACCACCGGGTGGTGGGCGACCGCGAAGGCTACGCCGACTACGAGTGGACCCCGGAGAGCGGCGAGACCAATCCCTTCCTGCACATGGGCATGCACATCGCCATCGCCGAACAGGTGGGCACGGACCGGCCCCAGGGGATCCGGGAGGCCTACCAGCGGCTGGCGGCCGGCATGGGGGACACCCATGCCGCGGAGCACGAGATCATGGAATGCCTGGGCCGATCCCTCTGGGAGGCACAGCGGTCGGGCGGCCAGCCCGACGAGCAGGGCTATCTGGAATGCATCCAGCGCCTGGCCCGCGACAAGGGAGGACCCGCGCAATGA
- a CDS encoding M3 family oligoendopeptidase, with translation MTTDVHAVRWDLSDLYTGPDDPAIQQDLDAAEAEAEAFRATYHGRVAELAAEELAEAVARLEALEQRLARPAVYIQLLHTVRTDDPEVGALLTRVEERATAIGNQVLFFQLEWQGVDDERAASLLTDASLAGYRHFLETTRQYRPYRLSEPEERILAEKQLTSRSAWNRLFDETFARLRFEVDGERLSEEEVLSRLKREDRETRRAAAAGFTAGLQAQLPLLTHVFNTVLSDKSIEDRLRGYPHWLTERNLDNEASDAMVEALVGRVTDRYDLVARYYRLKARLLGLDTLHDYDRYAPLPGTQRTVSWDEARETVLGAFGGFSPRMREIAEEFFARGWIDAPVVDGKQGGAFSHPATPDVHPYVLVNFTGTPSDVMTLAHELGHGVHQYLAREQGFFNADTPLTTAETASVFGEMLAFEHLMGQEGDERARLGLLCNKLEEMFATVFRQVAMNRFEHAAHTARREEGELSAERLGALWMETQRPMFGDSVVLTEDYRAWWSYIPHFLHVPGYVYAYAFGELLTLALYESYREQGADFVPRYMELLAAGGSDSPEALVGRLGLDLSDPGFWDRGLTVLDSMVARAERLADSVGTLTG, from the coding sequence ATGACCACGGACGTGCATGCGGTTCGCTGGGACCTTTCCGATCTCTACACCGGGCCGGACGATCCGGCTATCCAGCAGGACCTGGACGCTGCGGAGGCCGAGGCGGAGGCGTTCCGCGCCACCTACCACGGCCGGGTCGCCGAGCTGGCCGCGGAGGAGCTGGCCGAGGCGGTGGCCCGGCTTGAGGCCCTGGAGCAGCGGCTGGCCCGGCCGGCGGTCTACATCCAGCTATTGCACACCGTCCGCACCGACGACCCGGAGGTGGGCGCGCTGCTCACCCGGGTGGAGGAGCGGGCCACGGCCATCGGCAATCAGGTGCTGTTCTTCCAGCTCGAATGGCAGGGGGTGGACGACGAACGGGCCGCGTCCCTACTGACCGACGCATCCCTGGCCGGCTACCGCCACTTCCTGGAGACCACCCGCCAGTACCGGCCCTACCGCCTCTCCGAGCCGGAGGAACGGATCCTGGCGGAGAAGCAGCTCACCAGCCGCTCCGCCTGGAACCGGTTGTTCGACGAGACCTTCGCTCGGCTGCGCTTCGAGGTGGACGGCGAGCGGCTCTCCGAGGAGGAGGTGCTCTCCCGCCTCAAACGGGAGGACCGGGAAACCCGGCGGGCCGCAGCGGCGGGGTTCACCGCCGGGCTGCAAGCGCAGCTGCCCCTGCTCACCCATGTCTTCAACACCGTGCTTTCCGACAAGTCCATCGAGGACCGCCTGCGCGGCTACCCGCATTGGCTCACCGAGCGCAACCTGGATAACGAGGCCTCCGACGCCATGGTGGAGGCCCTGGTGGGGCGGGTCACCGACCGCTACGACCTGGTGGCGCGCTATTACCGGCTCAAGGCCCGACTGCTCGGCCTCGACACCCTGCACGACTACGACCGCTACGCGCCGCTGCCCGGCACCCAGCGCACGGTTTCCTGGGACGAGGCCCGGGAGACGGTGCTCGGCGCCTTCGGCGGCTTCTCGCCGCGGATGCGGGAGATCGCCGAGGAGTTCTTCGCCCGCGGCTGGATCGACGCCCCGGTGGTGGACGGCAAGCAGGGCGGCGCCTTCTCCCACCCCGCCACACCGGACGTCCATCCCTACGTGCTGGTGAACTTCACCGGCACGCCCTCGGATGTCATGACCCTGGCCCACGAACTGGGTCACGGCGTCCACCAGTACCTGGCGCGCGAACAGGGCTTCTTCAACGCCGACACACCGCTCACCACCGCCGAGACCGCCTCGGTGTTCGGCGAGATGCTGGCCTTCGAGCACCTGATGGGGCAGGAGGGGGACGAGCGGGCCCGACTCGGGCTGCTTTGCAACAAGCTGGAGGAGATGTTCGCCACCGTGTTCCGGCAGGTGGCCATGAATCGCTTCGAGCACGCCGCGCACACCGCCCGCCGCGAGGAGGGCGAGCTGTCCGCGGAGCGTCTGGGCGCGCTCTGGATGGAGACCCAGCGCCCCATGTTCGGGGACAGCGTGGTGCTCACCGAGGACTACCGCGCCTGGTGGTCCTACATCCCCCACTTCCTGCACGTGCCGGGCTATGTCTACGCCTATGCCTTCGGCGAGCTGCTCACGCTGGCTCTCTACGAAAGCTACCGGGAGCAGGGCGCGGACTTCGTGCCGCGCTACATGGAGCTGCTCGCCGCCGGGGGCTCGGATAGCCCCGAGGCCCTGGTGGGGCGGCTCGGCCTGGACCTCTCCGACCCCGGATTCTGGGACCGCGGCCTGACGGTGCTGGACTCCATGGTGGCGCGCGCCGAGCGGCTGGCCGATTCGGTGGGCACCCTGACCGGCTGA
- a CDS encoding PTS sugar transporter subunit IIA → MAGILIIAHQYLAHEMIRAAQHIMGREEPALAGVDIGPESPYEEARERILAALDEVRTEDGTIILTDMYGGTPANLGMDFLDPGRVEVIAGVNLPMLVRLLTYRSRPLEEQVQKALEGGWEGIVLGRSRSLQYSPPGRP, encoded by the coding sequence ATGGCTGGAATTCTGATAATCGCGCATCAGTATCTTGCCCATGAGATGATCCGGGCCGCCCAGCACATCATGGGCCGTGAAGAGCCCGCCCTCGCCGGCGTGGACATCGGCCCGGAGTCCCCCTACGAGGAGGCCCGCGAGCGCATCCTCGCCGCGCTCGACGAGGTACGCACGGAGGACGGCACCATCATCCTCACGGACATGTACGGCGGCACCCCCGCCAACCTGGGAATGGACTTCCTCGACCCGGGCCGGGTGGAGGTGATCGCGGGCGTTAATCTACCCATGCTGGTCCGCCTGCTCACCTACCGCTCCCGCCCCCTGGAGGAGCAGGTCCAGAAGGCCCTGGAGGGGGGCTGGGAAGGGATCGTGCTCGGCCGCAGCCGATCGCTGCAGTACTCGCCGCCGGGGCGTCCATGA
- the nth gene encoding endonuclease III, with amino-acid sequence MTAEEAEAFIARLAETDPTPTTELNYSTPFELLVAVSLSAQSTDVGVNKATEKLFPVASTPEAMLALGEEGIRDYIRTLGLFNNKAKNLAEASRILVEEYGGGVPEERAALERLPGVGRKTANVILNTAFGHPTIAVDTHIFRVSNRTGLAPGKNVTAVERALEAILPAAYKRHAHHWLILHGRYTCTARRPKCAQCRVYDLCLWPEKEEYAESAAS; translated from the coding sequence ATGACCGCCGAGGAAGCCGAGGCCTTCATCGCCCGCCTTGCGGAAACGGATCCCACCCCCACCACCGAGCTCAATTACTCCACGCCCTTCGAGCTGCTGGTGGCGGTGAGCCTCTCCGCCCAGAGCACCGACGTGGGCGTCAACAAGGCCACGGAGAAGCTGTTCCCGGTGGCCAGCACCCCGGAGGCCATGCTCGCGCTGGGCGAGGAAGGCATCCGCGACTATATCCGCACCCTGGGCCTGTTCAACAACAAGGCCAAGAATCTGGCGGAGGCCTCGCGCATCCTGGTGGAGGAATACGGCGGCGGGGTGCCGGAGGAGCGGGCGGCCCTGGAACGGTTGCCGGGGGTGGGCCGCAAGACGGCCAACGTGATCCTCAATACCGCCTTCGGCCATCCCACCATCGCAGTGGACACGCACATATTCCGGGTCTCCAACCGCACCGGCCTGGCCCCGGGCAAGAACGTCACCGCCGTCGAGCGGGCCCTGGAGGCCATTCTGCCGGCCGCCTACAAGCGCCACGCCCACCATTGGCTGATCCTGCACGGGCGCTATACCTGCACCGCCCGCCGTCCCAAGTGCGCGCAGTGCCGGGTGTACGACCTGTGCCTGTGGCCGGAGAAGGAGGAGTACGCCGAATCGGCGGCCTCGTGA
- the hpf gene encoding ribosome hibernation-promoting factor, HPF/YfiA family yields MQLDVSGQNIEITDSLHEYVREKVDRVKRHMDHVTVAHVVLSVEKFRNSAEITLTASGATLHADAEDKDMYAAIDAMADKIDRQARRYQGKVKDHHQREARDAKEQPPEPTE; encoded by the coding sequence ATGCAGCTAGATGTCAGTGGTCAAAACATTGAGATCACCGATTCCCTCCATGAGTACGTTCGCGAGAAAGTGGACCGGGTGAAGCGCCACATGGATCATGTCACGGTGGCGCATGTGGTGCTCTCGGTGGAGAAGTTCCGCAATTCCGCGGAGATCACACTTACCGCGAGCGGCGCCACCCTGCACGCCGACGCGGAAGACAAGGACATGTATGCGGCAATCGATGCGATGGCCGACAAGATCGACCGGCAGGCCCGCCGATACCAAGGGAAAGTCAAAGACCACCACCAGCGTGAAGCCCGCGATGCCAAGGAACAGCCCCCCGAACCAACCGAGTAA
- the rapZ gene encoding RNase adapter RapZ, translating into MELIVVSGISGSGKSSAIHALEDAGYYCVDNLPPDLLCELARVLASGPQPVNKAAVGMDVRTRAHLEDLPQALQRLEQEAFLDIRGLFLEANEASLLRRFSETRRRHPLAEGGHSLPEAIKLERRHLAPLAETADCILDTSAISVHTLRRRVQDFASGGVGGRPLTLLFQSFGFKHGIPMDSDLLFDIRFLPNPNYEPGLAELTGQDQAVIDYLEAQPELERRLSDIHRILADWVPSYAEEPRSYLTVSIGCTGGRHRSVFMVERLAKLFDDRAPHVLVRHRELGATQPVGRQPGATTE; encoded by the coding sequence ATGGAACTGATCGTCGTCAGCGGCATATCCGGCTCCGGAAAATCCAGCGCCATCCATGCCCTGGAGGATGCCGGCTATTATTGCGTCGACAACCTGCCGCCGGACCTGCTCTGCGAGCTGGCCCGGGTCCTGGCCTCGGGCCCCCAGCCCGTGAACAAGGCGGCGGTAGGCATGGACGTACGCACCCGCGCCCATCTGGAGGATCTGCCCCAGGCCCTGCAGCGGCTGGAGCAGGAAGCCTTCCTCGATATCCGCGGGCTTTTCTTGGAGGCCAATGAGGCCAGCCTGCTGCGGCGCTTCAGCGAGACGCGCCGCCGCCACCCCCTGGCGGAAGGCGGTCACAGCCTGCCGGAGGCCATTAAGCTGGAACGCCGGCACCTCGCGCCGCTGGCGGAAACGGCGGACTGCATCCTGGATACCAGCGCCATTTCCGTGCATACCCTGCGGCGCCGGGTGCAGGATTTCGCTTCCGGCGGGGTGGGCGGCCGGCCGCTGACCCTGTTGTTCCAGTCCTTCGGCTTCAAGCACGGCATACCGATGGACAGCGACCTGCTTTTCGACATACGCTTCCTACCCAATCCGAATTACGAGCCCGGACTGGCCGAATTGACGGGTCAGGACCAGGCGGTCATCGACTATCTGGAGGCCCAGCCCGAGCTCGAACGCCGCCTCTCGGATATCCACCGGATACTGGCGGATTGGGTGCCTTCCTACGCGGAAGAGCCGCGCAGTTATCTGACCGTCTCCATCGGCTGTACCGGAGGCCGCCACCGTTCCGTGTTCATGGTGGAGCGGCTGGCCAAGCTCTTCGACGACCGGGCTCCCCATGTGCTGGTACGCCACCGGGAGCTGGGCGCCACGCAGCCGGTGGGACGCCAACCGGGTGCTACGACCGAATGA
- the hprK gene encoding HPr(Ser) kinase/phosphatase, which produces MSASTITVEEVFNAQAETLGLEWVAARGAGGHQIDSEMVQKPSLALAGQLDFVYPNRLQVFGRAEITFLNKMDPERRAEVLEGLFAKGLSALMVSDSGQQHLPEELAAAAEEHETPLLLAHLSSPQLVHHLHHYLSRVLADRTTVHGVFLDVMGLGTLLTGPSGVGKSEVALELLTRGHHLIADDAPEFAAEVPGMLVGRSPELLRDHMEVRGLGILNIRQLFGPATIVASKRLRLIIHFKRVQGDDLSQIDRLQQEQDTQSILGVEIPRVVLPVSPGRNLAVMVEVAVQSYFHKASGFNPEKDFRERLRKRLIEDDRGGEWN; this is translated from the coding sequence GTGAGCGCTTCCACCATAACCGTTGAAGAGGTCTTCAACGCCCAGGCCGAGACCCTTGGCCTGGAATGGGTGGCCGCCCGCGGCGCCGGCGGCCACCAGATCGACTCCGAAATGGTTCAGAAGCCGTCCCTGGCCCTCGCCGGCCAGCTGGACTTCGTCTATCCCAACCGCCTGCAGGTCTTCGGACGGGCAGAGATCACCTTCCTGAACAAGATGGATCCGGAACGGCGCGCCGAGGTCCTGGAGGGACTGTTCGCCAAGGGCCTGTCCGCCCTGATGGTGAGCGACAGCGGCCAGCAGCATCTGCCCGAGGAGCTCGCGGCGGCGGCCGAGGAGCACGAAACGCCGCTCCTCCTCGCCCACCTTTCCAGCCCACAGCTGGTGCACCACCTCCACCACTACCTGAGCCGGGTCCTCGCCGACCGCACCACCGTCCACGGCGTGTTCCTGGACGTGATGGGCCTGGGCACCCTGCTCACCGGGCCGAGCGGCGTGGGCAAGAGCGAGGTGGCCCTTGAGCTCCTGACCCGAGGGCACCATCTCATTGCCGATGACGCCCCCGAATTCGCCGCAGAGGTCCCGGGCATGCTGGTGGGACGCAGCCCCGAGCTGCTCCGGGACCATATGGAGGTCCGGGGGCTGGGCATTCTCAACATCCGCCAGCTGTTCGGCCCGGCCACCATCGTCGCCAGCAAGCGCCTGCGTCTCATCATCCACTTCAAGCGGGTCCAGGGGGACGACCTCTCCCAGATCGACCGGCTCCAGCAGGAGCAGGACACCCAGTCGATCCTAGGCGTGGAGATTCCCCGGGTGGTGCTTCCGGTAAGCCCGGGGCGCAACTTGGCGGTGATGGTGGAGGTGGCCGTGCAGAGTTATTTTCACAAGGCATCGGGGTTCAACCCGGAGAAGGACTTCCGGGAGCGGCTGCGCAAGCGCCTTATCGAGGACGACCGGGGCGGTGAATGGAACTGA
- a CDS encoding HPr family phosphocarrier protein, giving the protein MIQRQLDIINKLGLHARAASKLVSLASSYESEVNLSRDGQTVSGKSIMGVMMLGASRGTELELTVEGPDEEAAAEAISELVEDRFGEGE; this is encoded by the coding sequence ATGATCCAACGCCAGCTCGATATCATAAACAAGCTGGGCCTGCATGCGCGGGCGGCCTCCAAGCTGGTCTCCCTGGCCTCCTCCTACGAATCGGAGGTCAACCTGAGCCGCGACGGCCAGACGGTCTCCGGCAAGAGCATCATGGGGGTCATGATGCTCGGGGCCAGCCGTGGCACGGAGCTCGAGCTGACCGTAGAGGGGCCGGACGAGGAAGCCGCCGCCGAGGCCATCTCCGAGCTGGTGGAGGACCGGTTCGGCGAGGGGGAATGA
- the ptsN gene encoding PTS IIA-like nitrogen regulatory protein PtsN codes for MPRNSPPNQPSNAAADGSGGSAPREPIRVRDLLSPGRVRTDLSASSKKSLLDQLAEEFHADRPDLDEREVFQTLLRREQLGSTAVGHGVALPHGRLSDLDRPIGAFSRLEQPTDFDALDDQPVSLVFALLVPNEENDQHLQVLSRLARMLDDSGFRDRLLEASGNDLYDLLVGKDEELAGS; via the coding sequence ATGCCAAGGAACAGCCCCCCGAACCAACCGAGTAACGCGGCGGCGGACGGCTCCGGGGGGAGCGCGCCCCGGGAGCCCATCCGGGTACGCGACCTCCTGAGCCCGGGCCGGGTTCGGACGGACCTGAGCGCGTCCAGCAAGAAGAGCCTGCTGGACCAGCTTGCGGAGGAGTTCCACGCCGACCGGCCCGACCTGGACGAGCGGGAGGTCTTCCAGACCCTGTTGCGCCGGGAGCAGCTCGGCTCCACGGCGGTTGGCCACGGTGTGGCCCTTCCCCACGGGCGCCTGTCGGACCTGGACCGGCCCATCGGCGCCTTTTCCCGGCTGGAGCAGCCCACGGATTTCGACGCCCTGGACGATCAGCCGGTATCCCTGGTATTCGCCCTGCTGGTCCCCAACGAGGAGAACGACCAGCATCTGCAGGTGCTTTCCCGTCTGGCCCGGATGCTCGACGACAGCGGCTTCCGGGATCGGCTGCTGGAGGCTTCCGGAAACGACCTGTACGACCTGCTGGTGGGCAAGGACGAGGAACTGGCGGGTTCGTGA
- a CDS encoding RNA polymerase factor sigma-54: MKPALELKVSQQLKMTPQLRQAIHLLQLSRLELDQEIRETLEENPLLEEVTPGNEEEFEAEADSEPYSSLEVADRTSEPEKATSDHGPEDTVDTDWDAGVAPDSPALSGSGSGTGEEDELPGFEARNSAPETLGDHLLWQIHMAPLSEGDRAIAEALVSGVSDEGYQTATLAEVAEALEVPEEDVHAVHVWVMHLDPVGVGARDLAECLGAQLDLLDKDTPGLATAREVVRHHLEALGKHDLKGIRKAVGVEEEELDTAVALIRTLNPRPGSVIGGEAAPTVLPDVLVYHRGGRWHVELNAEAIPRLRINAAYSDLVRGNGADQEARKYVRDHLQQARWFIKSLASRNETLLKVATAIVERQQGFLEHGPTAMRPMVLRDIADAVELHESTVSRVTTQKYMHTPQGVFELKYFFSSQLGTTDGEGVSATAIRAMLQRLVDEEEPGKPYSDAKLAEILEEQGFQVARRTVVKYRQALGIPSSSQRRRMMRR; the protein is encoded by the coding sequence ATGAAACCAGCCCTCGAACTAAAGGTCTCCCAGCAGCTAAAGATGACCCCGCAGCTGCGGCAGGCCATCCATTTGCTGCAGCTATCGCGTCTCGAACTGGATCAGGAGATCCGCGAAACGCTCGAAGAAAACCCGCTTCTCGAGGAGGTCACTCCCGGAAACGAAGAGGAATTCGAAGCCGAAGCCGATTCGGAGCCCTACTCCTCGCTGGAGGTGGCCGACCGGACGTCCGAGCCCGAGAAGGCCACCAGCGACCACGGCCCGGAGGATACGGTGGACACCGACTGGGACGCGGGCGTGGCGCCCGACTCCCCCGCCCTCTCCGGCTCCGGCTCCGGTACGGGCGAAGAGGATGAGCTGCCCGGGTTCGAGGCGCGCAACTCCGCGCCCGAGACCCTCGGCGACCACCTGCTGTGGCAGATCCACATGGCTCCCCTCTCCGAGGGCGACCGGGCCATCGCCGAGGCCCTGGTCTCGGGGGTCAGCGACGAGGGCTATCAGACCGCGACCCTGGCCGAGGTGGCCGAGGCCCTGGAGGTGCCCGAGGAGGACGTCCACGCCGTGCACGTCTGGGTCATGCATCTGGATCCGGTGGGCGTGGGCGCGCGGGACCTGGCGGAATGCCTCGGGGCCCAGCTCGACCTCCTGGACAAGGATACGCCCGGATTGGCCACCGCCCGGGAGGTGGTCCGCCACCACCTGGAGGCCCTGGGCAAGCACGACCTCAAGGGCATCCGCAAGGCCGTGGGCGTGGAGGAGGAGGAGCTGGACACCGCCGTGGCGCTGATCCGGACCCTCAACCCCCGGCCCGGTTCGGTGATCGGCGGCGAGGCGGCCCCCACGGTGCTGCCGGACGTCCTGGTGTACCACCGCGGCGGCCGCTGGCACGTGGAGCTGAACGCCGAGGCCATTCCGCGCCTGCGCATCAATGCCGCCTATTCGGACCTGGTGCGCGGCAACGGTGCCGACCAGGAAGCCCGAAAGTACGTGCGCGACCACCTGCAACAGGCGCGCTGGTTCATCAAGAGCCTGGCGAGCCGCAACGAGACCCTGCTCAAGGTGGCCACGGCCATCGTGGAGCGCCAGCAGGGCTTTCTGGAGCACGGGCCCACCGCCATGCGTCCCATGGTCCTGCGCGACATCGCCGATGCCGTGGAGCTGCACGAATCCACCGTTTCCCGGGTGACCACCCAGAAATATATGCATACCCCGCAAGGGGTCTTCGAGCTCAAGTATTTCTTCTCCAGCCAGCTGGGCACCACGGATGGCGAAGGGGTCTCCGCCACCGCGATCCGGGCCATGCTCCAGCGCCTGGTGGACGAGGAGGAGCCCGGCAAGCCCTACAGCGACGCCAAGCTGGCCGAGATCCTCGAGGAGCAAGGCTTCCAGGTGGCCCGCCGGACGGTGGTGAAATACCGGCAGGCGCTCGGGATCCCCTCCTCCAGCCAACGGCGCCGCATGATGCGGCGCTGA